One region of Brassica napus cultivar Da-Ae chromosome A10, Da-Ae, whole genome shotgun sequence genomic DNA includes:
- the LOC106402698 gene encoding T-complex protein 1 subunit alpha isoform X2 gives MYFRSQEQVKKLGRVPLINCAKTSMSSKLISGDRDFFANLVVDAVLSVKMTNQRGEIKYPIKGINILKAHGQSARDSYLLKGYALNTGSAAQGCH, from the exons ATGTATTTCCGCTCACAGGAGCAG GTCAAAAAGCTTGGGAGAGTTCCATTGATAAACTGTGCTAAAACCAGCATGTCCTCCAAACTGATATCTGGTGACAGGGACTTCTTTGCCAATTTG GTTGTGGATGCTGTTCTATCAGTGAAGATGACAAATCAGCGAGGGGAGATAAAGTACCCTATCAAG GGGATCAATATTCTGAAAGCTCATGGACAAAGTGCGCGAGACAGCTATTTGTTGAAAGGATATGCGCTCAATACTGGCAGCGCTGCCCAGGGATGCCATTAA
- the LOC106402698 gene encoding uncharacterized protein LOC106402698 isoform X1: MQDVLQLGGLSGNIKRSLDSLRFPSSPSPSIIAAPLAVLYFGLICKEVAKVVPAQTLADQELTETMQKLLIVMQRLDDKIGLMLESDGELFNKRFLLKRGKLRKYL; encoded by the exons ATGCAAGATGTTCTTCAGCTAGGCGGTTTGTCAGGGAATATAAAAAG GAGCCTTGATAGTCTCCGTTTTCCTTCTTCGCCTTCACCATCAATCATTGCAGCTCCTCTGGCCG TGTTATACTTCGGCTTGATCTGCAAAGAAGTAGCAAAGGTCGTTCCTGCTCAG ACCTTGGCTGATCAAGAACTGACGGAGACCATGCAGAAGCTTCTCATTGTAATGCAAAGACTAGATGACAAGATTGGTCTAATGCTTGAATCAGACGGCGAGCTCTTCAACAAAAGGTTTCTCTTAAAAAGGGGCAAACTACGCAAGTATCTATGA
- the LOC106405973 gene encoding 40S ribosomal protein S20-1-like — MAYAPPMKQGKTGFEEPQEQIHKIRITLSSKNVKNLEKVCTDLVRGAKDKRLRVKGPVRMPTKVLKITTRKAPCGEGTNTWDRFELRVHKRVIDLFSSPDVVKQITSITIEPGVEVEVTIADS, encoded by the exons ATGGCGTACGCACCACCGATGAAGCAAGGAAAGACAGGATTTGAGGAGCCTCAAGAGCAGATTCACAAGATTAGAATCACTCTCTCCTCCAAGAACGTCAAAAACCTTGAGAAGG TGTGCACCGACTTGGTCCGTGGAGCCAAAGACAAGAGATTGAGAGTTAAAGGACCAGTGAGGATGCCAACCAAAGTTCTTAAGATTACCACAAGAAAGGCTCCTTGTGGTGAAG GAACCAACACATGGGACAGATTTGAGCTCCGTGTACACAAGCGTGTGATCGATCTCTTCAGCTCCCCAGATGTGGTGAAGCAGATCACTTCCATCACCATTGAGCCtggtgttgaggttgaggtCACCATTGCTGATTCTTAG
- the LOC106405972 gene encoding BRASSINOSTEROID INSENSITIVE 1-associated receptor kinase 1-like, with protein sequence MAPTQMLLQLLPLLLIFFNRVGSVPTDELQTLLDIKKELDPEGKHLVSWSINGDLCKDFEGVGCDWKGQVSNISLQGKGLSGKLSPAIAELKHLTGLFLHYNALVGDIPRELGNLSELTDLYLNVNNLSGEIPSHIGKMESLQVLQLCYNNLTGSIPREIGSLKKLSVLALQSNKLSGAIPASLGDLNALERLDLSYNHLFGSVPGKLAVPPLLRVLDIRNNSLSGNVPPVLKRLNEGFAFENNLGLCGAEFSPLKPCNGTAPEEPKPYSATVNGFPSRAIPESADLQLPCNGTECSGAPSPNSHQGSILIGLVVSTIALSAVSILLFTHYRRRKQKLSTAYEMSETGLNAKGRKNKGSSPLASLEYSSGWDPLSDNRNLSIFDQEVIQSFRFNLEEVETATQYFSEVNLLGRSNFSATYKGILRDGSAVAIKRFSKTSCRSEEPEFLKGLNMLASLKHENLARLRGFCCSRGRGECFLIYDYAPNGNLLSYLDLKDGDTHVLDWSTRVSIAKGIAKGIAYLHSYKGNKPALVHQNISAEKVLIDQRYSPLLANSGLHTLLTNDIVFSAVKDSAAMGYLAPEYTTTGRFTEKSDVYAFGVLVFQILSGKQEVRSLVKLGTEACRFHDYIDPNLQGKFFEYEATKLARIAWLCTHESPIERPSVEAVVHELGNCSSCL encoded by the exons atggcgCCGACACAAATGCTGCTGCAACTTCTTCCTCTCCTCCTCATTTTCTTTAACCGGGTCGGATCAGTACCCACCGACGAGTTACAGACACTGTTAGACATTAAAAAGGAGCTAGACCCAGAAGGCAAACACCTCGTTTCATGGAGCATCAATGGAGATCTATGCAAAGACTTCGAAGGCGTTGGCTGCGATTGGAAAGGACAAGTTTCCAACATATCTCTACAAGGGAAAGGGCTTTCCGGTAAACTCTCTCCGGCCATTGCAGAGCTTAAACACTTGACGGGTCTGTTCTTGCATTACAATGCTCTTGTCGGAGACATCCCTAGAGAACTCGGTAACTTGTCGGAGCTTACGGATCTTTACCTCAATGTTAACAATCTCTCCGGGGAGATTCCTTCTCACATTGGGAAGATGGAAAGCTTGCAAG TTTTGCAGCTGTGTTACAACAATTTGACAGGAAGCATTCCAAGGGAGATTGGTTCACTGAAGAAGCTCAGTGTTCTTGCTCTTCAGTCCAACAAACTCAGCGGTGCTATACCCGCCAGTTTAGGGGATTTAAACGCGTTAGAGCGGCTAGATTTGAGCTACAATCACCTCTTTGGTTCCGTGCCTGGTAAACTAGCTGTCCCTCCTCTGCTTAGAGTCCTCGATATCCGCAACAACTCTCTCTCTGGCAATGTACCTCCTG TACTGAAGAGACTGAATGAAGGTTTTGCTTTTGAGAACAACTTGGGGCTATGTGGAGCTGAGTTCTCGCCTTTGAAACCTTGCAATGGCACAGCTCCCGAGGAACCAAAGCCGTATAGTGCAACCGTGAACGGTTTTCCATCGAGGGCTATACCGGAGTCAGCTGATCTTCAGTTACCTTGCAATGGAACTGAATGTAGTGGTGCTCCTTCTCCAAATTCTCACCAAGGTTCAATCTTGATCGGTCTGGTTGTCTCGACCATCGCCTTGTCCGCCGTAAGCATCCTCTTGTTCACACACTACCGCAGACGCAAACAGAAGCTTTCAACTGCTTATGAGATGTCTGAAACCGGACTCAACGCCAAAGGAAGGAAGAACAAGGGTAGTTCTCCATTGGCCAGTCTTGAATATTCCAGCGGTTGGGATCCGCTTTCAGACAATAGGAATCTCAGCATCTTTGATCAGGAGGTTATCCAGAGCTTTAGATTCAACCTGGAAGAGGTTGAGACAGCTACTCAGTATTTCTCGGAAGTGAATCTGCTCGGAAGAAGTAACTTCTCGGCGACTTACAAAGGAATCTTGAGGGATGGCTCTGCTGTCGCCATCAAACGGTTTAGTAAAACAAGCTGCAGATCCGAAGAGCCGGAGTTCTTGAAAGGACTCAACATGCTGGCGTCTCTCAAACATGAAAATCTGGCGAGGCTTAGAGGCTTCTGCTGTTCAAGAGGACGTGGAGAATGCTTCCTCATCTATGATTATGCTCCCAATGGAAATCTACTGAGCTATCTTGATCTCAAAGATGGAGATACTCATGTTCTTGATTGGTCTACTAGAGTATCCATCGCCAAAGGCATCGCTAAGG GAATTGCTTACCTGCATTCATACAAAGGAAACAAACCGGCTTTAGTTCACCAAAACATCTCAGCTGAGAAAGTCTTGATCGACCAGCGATACAGTCCCTTGCTCGCAAACTCCGGTCTACACACACTTCTCACAAACGACATTGTCTTCTCTGCAGTCAAAGACAGTGCGGCAATGGGATATCTAGCTCCAGAATACACCACGACAGGACGATTCACCGAGAAGTCCGATGTCTATGCGTTTGGGGTTCTTGTGTTTCAGATACTCTCTGGGAAACAGGAGGTTAGGAGTCTGGTGAAGCTTGGAACTGAAGCGTGTAGGTTTCATGATTACATTGACCCAAATCTCCAGGGGAAGTTCTTTGAATACGAAGCCACCAAGCTTGCGAGAATCGCGTGGCTGTGTACTCATGAATCTCCCATTGAGAGACCCTCCGTGGAAGCTGTTGTTCATGAGCTTGGGAACTGTAGCAGCTGTCTCTGA
- the LOC106402988 gene encoding AT-hook motif nuclear-localized protein 4, giving the protein MEEREGTSNNIISSFGLNQHVAPPPPTGGGGVYHMDPPRSENPNPFPVGLPNTTAASASASVAAAKASENAAPPFSLTMPVENTSSELKKKRGRPRKYNPDGSLAVTLSPMPISSSVPLTTEFSSRKRGRGRGRGRGRGRGRGLVEPPINNNNWVKNPQMFEFDNSSPVVRTPEVVTSASFTPHVLTVNAGEDVTMKIMTFSQQSSRAICILSANGPVSNVTLRQSMTSGGTLTYEGHFEILSLTGSFIPSESGGTRSRAGGMSVSLAGPDGRVFGGGLAGLFIAAGPVQVVVGRFVAGQEESQQQQQQQQMKTQRRERFGIPTSTQASNISFGGGSAEDPKARYGLNKPVVIQAPPMSAPPVPFSQHEPQPSTNPVQGYYTNNTAEQIRDLFSSLPGEDDDEDDDLEGEDGDDGEFGDHSESDTEVPS; this is encoded by the exons ATGGAGGAGAGAGAAGGAACCAGCAACAACATCATAAGCAGCTTTGGTCTGAACCAACATgtagctcctcctcctcctactggtggtggtggtgtcTACCACATGGACCCACCACGGTCCGAAAACCCTAACCCTTTTCCTGTCGGATTACCCAACACCACCGCCGCATCCGCATCTGCCTCCGTCGCGGCGGCTAAAGCTTCGGAGAATGCTGCTCCGCCTTTCAGCTTAACAATGCCGGTGGAGAATACGTCTTCTGAgctaaagaagaagagagggagaCCGAGGAAGTATAACCCCGACGGTTCACTCGCTGTCACACTTTCTCCGATGCCCATCTCCTCCTCCGTTCCTTTGACGACGGAGTTTTCTTCTCGGAAACGGGGACGAGGGCgcggaagaggaagaggacgaggaagaggtCGAGGACTTGTAGAGCCGcccatcaacaacaacaattgGGTCAAGAATCCTCAGATGTTCGAATTCGACAACAGTTCTCCTG TTGTAAGAACTCCAGAAGTTGTTACTAGTGCAAGTTTTACGCCTCATGTGCTCACAGTAAATGCCGGCGAG GATGTGACGATGAAGATAATGACATTCTCTCAACAGAGCTCTCGTGCTATATGCATTCTTTCAGCAAACGGTCCCGTTTCTAATGTTACACTTCGTCAGTCTATGACATCTGGTGGTACTCTCACTTATGAG GGTCATTTTGAGATTCTTTCTTTGACGGGTTCGTTTATACCAAGCGAGAGTGGAGGAACCCGAAGCAGAGCTGGAGGGATGAGTGTGTCTCTTGCAGGACCTGATGGTCGTGTCTTTGGTGGTGGACTCGCCGGTCTCTTTATTGCCGCTGGTCCTGTTCAG GTAGTGGTTGGGCGTTTTGTAGCGGGTCAGGAGGAAtcgcagcagcagcagcagcaacagcaGATGAAGACGCAAAGAAGAGAAAGATTTGGGATCCCGACTTCAACACAAGCTTCTAACATCTCATTCGGTGGTGGCTCAGCGGAAGATCCAAAGGCTAGATATGGGCTGAACAAGCCTGTTGTTATTCAGGCACCACCAATGTCGGCACCTCCTGTACCCTTTTCGCAGCATGAGCCTCAGCCAAGCACTAACCCTGTCCAAGGTTACTACACAAACAACACTGCTGAACAGATCAGggatctcttctcttctctcccaggagaggatgatgatgaagatgatgatttaGAAGGTGAAGATGGAGATGATGGAGAATTCGGAGACCATAGCGAATCTGACACCGAGGTTCCAAGCTGA
- the LOC106348818 gene encoding 65-kDa microtubule-associated protein 3-like, with translation MAKDPILQVETTCGSLLYELQIIWDEVGETETDRDKMLLELERECLEVYRRKVDQANRCRAQLRQAIADAEAELAAICSAMGERPVHIRQSDQSVGSLKQELGTILPELEEMQKRKTERRNQFLFVLEEIENITNDIKGQGELVLPKPPIDETDLSMRKLEELHCHLQALQKEKSDRVETIRKHLCTLYSHCSVLGMDFNEVVSQVNPTLTDPEGPRSLSDHTIDTLDAAVQKLREVKIQRMQKLQDLATTMLELWNLMDTPIEEQQEYQHITCNIAASEHEITQANSLSEDFIKYVEAEVVRLGEVKASKMKELVMKKRSELEEICRKTHMLPVSDSAMDQTIVGIESGIVDATLVLEHLEQHISKVKEEALSRKEILEKVEKWLSACDEESWLEEYNRDDNRYNAGRGAHLTLKRAEKARNLVNKLPVMVEALASKTIVWEQEKRIEFLYDGIRLLSMLEEYNLLRQEREEEHRRQRDHKKLQGQLIAEQEALYGSKPSPSKPLGGKKAPRMSTGGAATNRRLSLGAGMHQTPKPNKKADQRQADGALSTGRRGLDVAGLPSRKQSMNPCEQLQSPLVRKPFSPISTTVVASKANIATPQQLVPISKSNAVNEISSFATPVKNNNIIKNLEEEKMMMMMMMQTPKNVAAMIPIPSTPATISVPMQTAPTPLHNNNDARFLPEKAEVIEYSFEERRLAFMLQSESPIHV, from the exons ATGGCAAAAGATCCGATTCTTCAAGTAGAAACAACCTGTGGATCTCTCCTTTACGAACTTCAG attattTGGGATGAAGTTGGAGAAACTGAAACTGATAGAGATAAAATGCTGCTTGAGCTTGAACGTGAATGCTTGGAAGTTTACCGAAGAAAAGTTGACCAAGCTAATCGATGCAGAGCTCAGCTAAGACAAGCTATTGCTGATGCTGAAGCAGAGCTTGCTGCCATCTGTTCTGCAATGGGGGAGCGCCCTGTGCATATTAGACAG TCTGATCAAAGCGTTGGGAGCTTGAAACAAGAGCTTGGGACGATTCTTCCTGAATTGGAAGAGATGCAAAAGAGGAAAACCGAGAGAAGAAACCAGTTCCTATTTGTCCTTGAAGAAATTGAGAATATCACTAATGATATCAAAGGTCAAGGAGAACTTGTTCTCCCCAAACCACCCATCGATGAGACCGACTTGTCTATGAGAAAGCTTGAGGAGTTACACTGCCATCTGCAAGCACTTCAGAAGGAGAAG AGTGATCGAGTGGAGACTATTCGGAAGCACCTGTGTACTCTATATTCTCATTGTTCAGTACTTGGTATGGACTTCAATGAGGTTGTTAGCCAAGTCAATCCCACATTAACTGATCCAGAGGGACCAAGAAGCTTAAGTGATCATACCATTGACACCTTGGATGCTGCAGTTCAAAAGCTGAGGGAAGTTAAGATACAGAGAATGCAGAAG CTTCAAGATCTAGCAACAACCATGTTAGAGCTCTGGAATTTGATGGATACACCCATAGAAGAGCAGCAAGAGTATCAGCACATTACCTGCAATATAGCTGCATCAGAACATGAAATAACTCAAGCCAATAGTCTCTCTGAAGACTTCATCAAATAC GTTGAGGCAGAAGTTGTCCGATTGGGCGAGGTAAAGGCAAGCAAAATGAAAGAACTTGTTATGAAGAAGAGATCAGAGCTAGAGGAGATATGTAGGAAAACCCACATGTTACCAGTTTCAGATAGTGCTATGGATCAGACTATAGTAGGCATAGAATCTGGTATTGTGGACGCCACACTGGTCCTGGAGCATCTTGAGCAACATATATCTAAGGTCAAAGAGGAAGCTTTAAGTAGGAAAGAGATACTTGAGAAGGTCGAGAAATGGTTGTCTGCCTGCGATGAGGAAAGCTGGCTTGAAGAATACAACAGG GACGATAACAGATACAATGCTGGACGGGGAGCTCATCTAACTCTCAAGCGTGCTGAGAAAGCTCGTAATCTTGTTAACAAACTTCCAG TAATGGTAGAAGCACTGGCTTCGAAGACAATAGTTTGGGAACAAGAGAAGAGAATTGAATTCCTCTATGATGGT ATTCGTCTTTTGTCCATGCTTGAGGAGTATAACTTACTGAGGcaggaaagagaagaagaacaccgTCGCCAACGA GATCATAAGAAGCTCCAAGGACAGCTCATAGCAGAACAAGAGGCGCTCTATGGATCAAAACCGAGCCCATCAAAACCCCTTGGTGGCAAAAAGGCTCCAAGAATGTCAACCGGTGGTGCCGCAACCAACCGAAGACTCTCCTTAGGAGCAGGGATGCATCAGActcctaaacctaacaagaaaGCAGATCAACGCCAAGCCGATGGAGCTTTATCAACTG GAAGGAGAGGGCTCGATGTTGCTGGACTTCCCTCGAGGAAACAGTCAATGAATCCTTGTGAACAGCTACAGTCTCCGCTAGTTCGTAAACCATTCTCACCCATCTCGACCACGGTGGTTGCATCAAAGGCCAACATAGCAACGCCACAGCAACTTGTTCCAATCTCGAAAAGCAACGCAGTGAACGAGATATCCTCATTTGCAACTCCGGTCAAGAACAACAACATTATCAAGAATTTGGAAGaggagaagatgatgatgatgatgatgatgcaaaCACCAAAGAATGTAGCAGCGATGATTCCGATCCCATCAACACCAGCAACAATCTCTGTCCCCATGCAAACTGCACCAACCCCACTCCACAACAACAACGATGCAAGATTTCTCCCTGAAAAGGCTGAAGTTATTGAGTACTCCTTTGAGGAACGAAGACTCGCCTTCATGCTACAATCTGAGTCGCCGATCCACGTCTGA
- the LOC106350729 gene encoding pentatricopeptide repeat-containing protein At1g12300, mitochondrial-like: protein MIRSAKAMRFAPPLILRTSLFQSPYEFVLYFCERDFSGLSRDRNGSYREMLRSGLVDIKKDDAISLFQSMIRSRPLPTVIDFTRLFSAVAKTKRYDLVLGLVKQMELNGISCDLYTLSIVINCFCRCRELGFAFSVFGKMLKLGYEPDTITFSTLINGLCLEGRVSQAVELVDRMVETKVTPDLIILNTLINGLCLQGKLSEAMALIDRMMDNGCRPNEVSYGPILNRICKSGNTALALDLFRKMEDRKIKPQLVQYSIIIDSLCKDGSLEEALSLFNEMETKDIKADVTTYNSLIGGFCNARRWDDGAQLLSDMITRGITPNVITFSALIDSFVKEGKLKEAKELYNEMIARGIDPDTITYNSLIYGLCNEKRLDEANQMIELMVRKGCDPSIVTYSILINGYCKAKRVDDGMRLFRKMPLRADTVTYNTLVQGFCQSGKLNVAKELFQEMVSIGVPPSVMTYGILLDGLCDNGELDKALEILDQMHKCKMELDIGIYNIIIHGMCNASMVDDAWDLFCSLSLNKGVKPDVKTYTIMIGGLCKKGSLSEAGMLFRKMGEDGIAPNDCTYNTLIRAHLRGSDISTSVELIEEMKRWGFSADASTINIVMDMLSSGRLDRSFLDMLS, encoded by the coding sequence ATGATTCGGAGTGCCAAAGCTATGAGATTTGCTCCGCCTCTTATCCTGAGAACTTCTTTATTCCAAAGCCCATACGAGTTCGTGTTATACTTCTGCGAACGAGACTTTTCTGGTCTCAGCAGAGATAGAAATGGCTCTTACAGAGAGATGTTGAGAAGTGGGCTCGTTGATATCAAGAAGGATGATGCTATTTCTCTCTTCCAATCTATGATTCGGTCTCGTCCTCTTCCTACGGTCATAGACTTCACTAGATTGTTTAGTGCAGTGGCCAAAACAAAACGGTACGATCTCGTGCTAGGTCTCGTCAAGCAAATGGAACTGAATGGGATTTCGTGTGATCTTTACACGCTGAGTATTGTCATCAATTGCTTCTGCAGGTGTCGTGAACTCGGTTTTGCTTTTTCTGTTTTTGGAAAGATGTTAAAACTTGGGTATGAGCCTGACACGATCACTTTCTCAACTCTGATAAACGGTTTATGTCTCGAGGGTCGCGTCTCCCAAGCTGTGGAGTTAGTTGATCGTATGGTAGAAACAAAGGTTACTCCAGATCTCATCATACTCAACACTTTGATCAATGGACTTTGTCTCCAAGGTAAATTGTCTGAAGCAATGGCTTTGATAGATCGAATGATGGATAACGGATGTCGACCCAATGAAGTTTCTTATGGTCCTATTCTAAACAGAATATGTAAGTCAGGGAACACTGCCTTGGCCTTGGATCTGTTCAGAAAGATGGAAGATAGAAAGATCAAGCCTCAACTAGTCCAATACAGTATTATTATCGATAGTCTTTGCAAAGACGGCAGCCTCGAAGAAGCACTCAGCCTTTTCAATGAAATGGAAACCAAAGATATCAAAGCAGATGTCACTACCTACAACTCTCTCATAGGAGGCTTCTGTAATGCCCGTAGATGGGATGATGGTGCACAGTTGCTGAGTGATATGATTACAAGGGGAATCACCCCGAATGTCATCACTTTCAGTGCTTTGATTGATAGTTTCGTGAAAGAGGGAAAGCTTAAAGAAGCTAAAGAACTGTACAATGAGATGATCGCAAGAGGCATAGATCCTGATACCATTACATATAATTCTTTGATATATGGGCTGTGCAACGAAAAACGCTTAGATGAAGCCAACCAGATGATTGAGCTTATGGTTAGAAAGGGATGCGATCCGAGTATCGTGACTTATAGTATCCTTATAAACGGATACTGTAAGGCGAAACGGGTTGATGATGGTATGAGACTATTCCGCAAAATGCCTCTGAGAGCCGATACAGTCACTTATAATACTCTCGTCCAAGGCTTTTGTCAATCAGGAAAACTTAATGTCGCCAAAGAACTATTCCAAGAGATGGTCTCTATTGGTGTGCCACCCAGTGTTATGACTTACGGTATATTGCTCGATGGGTTGTGTGACAATGGAGAACTAGACAAGGCACTAGAAATACTTGATCAAATGCACAAGTGTAAGATGGAACTTGATATTGGTATATATAATATCATCATTCACGGGATGTGCAATGCAAGTATGGTCGACGATGCTTGGGATCTGTTTTGTAGCCTCTCCCTCAACAAAGGAGTGAAGCCTGATGTCAAAACATACACTATAATGATTGGAGGATTATGCAAGAAAGGCTCGCTCTCTGAAGCGGGCATGTTGTTTAGGAAAATGGGGGAGGATGGGATTGCGCCTAATGATTGTACGTACAACACACTAATCCGAGCTCATCTCAGAGGCAGTGACATAAGCACTTCAGTTGAACTCATTGAAGAAATGAAGAGGTGGGGCTTCTCTGCAGATGCTTCCACCATAAATATTGTTATGGATATGTTATCGAGTGGTAGATTGGACAGAAGCTTTCTAGACATGCTTTCTTGA